A portion of the Ferviditalea candida genome contains these proteins:
- a CDS encoding MFS transporter, whose translation MFEARFLQKDFLLFASLLLVVEFVRGALLVSFLPIYAEKVLHLPLWIIGLAITAHYVMDTGLKIAMGYLLDRFSMRWIAFIGMIISWIGLFQLQYADKGWMLVVSAALFGAGASPIWIIGLTKVKQNNRATQMGFLYTVWLLGMGLGPVVSNFLLDWSAVLTFWLLLSAFGIGCLLSAGLEDNGIKRQADDIYPFLNQWLRLWIRLKQIKPLIPGMILQTLGASMLVPVLPSFVEDRLGFGSSEYSYILMTGGAFAILGLVPMGKLSDTYGRKWFLVIGFIAFSISLLFITKSNSLIEGIVWAIVLGISYSAVLPAWNAILSYNIPSSQEGMGWGVFSTVEGIGVMVGPVVGGALASGINTVFPIIVSSVLFATIGLFYLLFPFHKLQGRRI comes from the coding sequence GTGTTCGAAGCGCGCTTTCTGCAAAAAGATTTTTTGTTGTTTGCTTCCTTATTATTAGTAGTAGAATTTGTTCGCGGTGCCCTGCTTGTTTCATTTTTGCCGATCTATGCGGAAAAAGTGCTTCATTTGCCTCTTTGGATTATCGGACTGGCCATTACCGCACATTATGTAATGGACACTGGTCTGAAAATTGCCATGGGATATTTGCTTGATCGATTCTCCATGCGATGGATTGCCTTTATCGGAATGATTATCTCTTGGATCGGATTATTTCAGCTCCAATATGCAGACAAAGGCTGGATGCTGGTTGTTTCCGCCGCTTTATTCGGCGCCGGAGCCTCGCCGATCTGGATCATCGGCTTGACCAAAGTGAAGCAGAATAACAGAGCGACCCAGATGGGATTTTTGTACACGGTTTGGCTGCTCGGAATGGGCCTCGGTCCGGTTGTCAGCAATTTTCTTCTTGATTGGAGCGCGGTTCTGACTTTCTGGTTGCTGTTAAGCGCGTTCGGCATTGGCTGCCTGTTGTCCGCCGGATTGGAGGATAACGGAATCAAACGCCAGGCTGACGACATTTATCCATTCCTCAATCAATGGCTCAGATTATGGATCAGATTGAAACAGATCAAGCCGTTGATTCCCGGAATGATTCTTCAGACGTTGGGAGCCAGCATGCTGGTGCCTGTCCTGCCCAGCTTCGTGGAAGATCGGTTGGGATTCGGCTCCTCTGAGTATTCATACATATTGATGACCGGCGGGGCATTTGCCATTCTCGGTCTTGTTCCAATGGGGAAATTATCGGATACCTACGGCAGAAAATGGTTTCTTGTTATCGGATTTATCGCATTTTCAATCTCGCTGCTGTTCATTACCAAAAGCAATTCATTAATTGAAGGCATCGTTTGGGCGATTGTGCTGGGAATTTCTTATTCCGCCGTTTTGCCGGCCTGGAATGCGATATTGTCCTATAATATCCCATCTTCCCAAGAAGGGATGGGATGGGGCGTTTTCTCCACCGTGGAGGGGATTGGCGTCATGGTCGGGCCCGTTGTTGGAGGAGCTTTAGCGAGCGGAATCAACACGGTGTTTCCGATTATCGTCAGTTCCGTGCTGTTTGCGACGATCGGACTCTTCTATTTATTATTTCCTTTCCACAAACTTCAGGGCAGGCGGATTTGA
- a CDS encoding 2-isopropylmalate synthase: MDQSAIKRVNIFDTTLRDGEQAPGASLTPEEKVRIARQLAKLGVDVIEPGFPISSQGEFRAVQQISRELQQVEICGFARAMKEDIDQAIEATKDAARRRLHLFISSSDIHLNFQLRKSREQVIRIAREMVAYAKQFVDRIEFSPMDSSRTGEAFLMEMVEAVIGEGATIINIPDTVGYALPEEFGRIFTVLRTQVRGGDRVEYSAHCHNDLGLAVANSLAAIRAGATQVEVTVNGVGERAGNCSLEELAMAIETRKQSLGVQTGIRTEEIFETSRMVSRFMNFPIAFNKPIVGRNSFQHEAGIHQDGLLKDRSTYEIMNPDQMGIPRNMIILGKHSGRHAIRHRVSEYGIRLDDEQLEQVYSRFKEMADEQKTVTDDQLIGLVGSAINEELESYSLIDVQVVTHNRNVKVASARIKNVEGQQEKVYSGVGSGPVEALITCMKQALSFHVEFDDLELYSLSSGENASGEAVVTISVEGRQFRGTGVDADIIFAVGKAFMSACNQAARETGVRQKKEKSIG, encoded by the coding sequence ATGGATCAATCGGCGATTAAAAGAGTGAATATTTTCGATACGACACTGCGGGACGGAGAACAGGCTCCGGGCGCTTCGCTGACGCCGGAAGAAAAGGTCAGGATCGCCAGACAGCTGGCGAAGCTGGGAGTGGATGTAATCGAGCCGGGCTTTCCCATATCCAGTCAAGGCGAATTTCGGGCGGTTCAGCAAATTTCCCGCGAGCTTCAGCAGGTGGAAATTTGCGGATTTGCCAGGGCCATGAAAGAGGATATCGACCAAGCGATCGAAGCGACGAAGGATGCCGCAAGGCGCAGGCTGCACCTGTTTATCTCCTCATCGGACATTCACCTGAATTTCCAGTTGAGAAAATCACGAGAGCAAGTGATCCGAATCGCCAGAGAAATGGTGGCGTATGCCAAGCAATTCGTCGATCGGATCGAGTTTTCGCCGATGGACTCTTCCCGTACGGGCGAGGCGTTTCTGATGGAAATGGTGGAAGCGGTCATCGGGGAAGGGGCCACCATCATTAACATTCCGGATACGGTGGGTTACGCCCTTCCTGAAGAGTTCGGTCGAATTTTTACGGTGCTGCGGACGCAGGTTCGCGGGGGAGACCGGGTTGAATACAGCGCGCACTGCCATAATGACCTGGGCTTGGCGGTCGCCAACAGCTTGGCCGCCATCCGTGCGGGCGCGACTCAGGTGGAAGTCACCGTGAACGGAGTCGGGGAAAGAGCAGGCAATTGTTCGCTGGAGGAACTGGCCATGGCGATTGAAACCCGAAAGCAATCGCTGGGGGTCCAGACAGGCATCCGTACGGAAGAAATTTTTGAGACGTCGCGGATGGTCAGCCGGTTCATGAATTTTCCGATCGCGTTTAATAAGCCGATTGTCGGCAGGAACTCCTTTCAGCATGAAGCGGGCATCCATCAGGACGGCTTGCTGAAGGATCGCAGCACGTATGAGATCATGAATCCGGATCAAATGGGCATCCCCCGCAATATGATCATACTCGGAAAGCATTCCGGAAGACATGCGATCAGGCATAGGGTGAGCGAATACGGGATCCGTTTGGATGATGAGCAGCTGGAACAAGTATACAGCCGTTTTAAGGAAATGGCCGATGAGCAAAAAACGGTGACTGACGATCAATTGATTGGCTTGGTCGGCTCCGCGATTAATGAGGAACTGGAGTCGTATTCACTTATTGATGTCCAGGTGGTCACTCACAACAGAAACGTTAAAGTGGCCTCGGCCCGCATCAAGAATGTGGAAGGCCAGCAGGAAAAGGTGTATTCCGGGGTCGGTTCCGGACCGGTGGAAGCCTTGATCACTTGCATGAAACAGGCGCTTTCGTTCCATGTGGAGTTTGACGATCTGGAATTGTATTCATTATCGTCCGGAGAAAACGCAAGCGGGGAAGCGGTCGTGACTATATCCGTGGAAGGCAGGCAATTCCGGGGAACCGGTGTGGATGCCGATATCATTTTTGCAGTGGGCAAAGCTTTCATGTCAGCATGCAACCAAGCGGCCCGTGAAACGGGAGTCCGCCAAAAAAAGGAAAAATCGATCGGTTAA
- the rnhA gene encoding ribonuclease H, translating into MASKNKQYVVWVGRTPGIYSAWDQCRAQIEGFPGAKYKSYESRAEAEKAFARGSQDAFKASGKPSASAKRTPGDLSYAETAEEVDENSISVDAGCSGNPGIVEYKGVDTKTGDILFHHGPISKGTNNLGEFLAIVHGLAYLQQRGSGKTIYSDSKTAIKWVKDKKVATSLPRDESTEEIWSLVDRALKWLHSNAYTNPIKKWKTEQWGEIKADFGRK; encoded by the coding sequence ATGGCATCGAAAAACAAGCAATACGTCGTTTGGGTCGGCAGGACGCCGGGGATCTATTCCGCATGGGATCAGTGCCGGGCACAGATCGAGGGGTTTCCCGGGGCCAAATACAAATCGTATGAATCCAGGGCGGAAGCAGAGAAGGCTTTTGCCCGGGGCTCGCAGGACGCTTTCAAAGCCTCCGGCAAACCGTCAGCCTCCGCGAAACGGACGCCGGGCGATTTGTCCTACGCGGAGACGGCTGAAGAGGTCGACGAAAACAGTATATCCGTTGATGCGGGATGCTCCGGGAATCCGGGAATTGTCGAGTATAAGGGAGTCGATACGAAGACGGGGGACATCTTGTTTCATCACGGTCCGATTTCCAAAGGGACGAACAATTTGGGCGAATTCCTGGCCATCGTCCATGGCTTGGCGTATCTCCAACAGCGGGGAAGCGGCAAGACGATTTACAGCGACTCGAAGACCGCGATCAAGTGGGTGAAAGACAAGAAGGTCGCCACAAGCCTGCCCAGAGACGAGAGCACGGAGGAGATCTGGTCTCTGGTGGATCGCGCCCTGAAATGGCTGCATTCGAACGCATACACCAATCCGATCAAGAAATGGAAAACCGAGCAGTGGGGCGAAATTAAGGCGGATTTCGGACGCAAATAG
- a CDS encoding AMP-dependent synthetase and ligase: MYNAQNLNPNVIQQINQVEQTIQLMAQQTHQSNFIYQQMLQQEQQNAAQLEQLAQRERQAVQSLQNLLQGQQLIMQQVQKASQLLSQVEQSVKSEAISPIQGAYQTQGFQQPHTYTQRTFQ; the protein is encoded by the coding sequence ATGTACAACGCGCAAAATTTAAATCCGAACGTCATCCAACAAATCAATCAAGTCGAACAAACCATTCAGCTAATGGCCCAGCAAACCCATCAGTCCAATTTTATTTATCAGCAAATGCTGCAGCAGGAACAACAAAATGCGGCACAGCTTGAGCAGCTGGCGCAAAGAGAACGCCAAGCCGTTCAATCGCTGCAAAATCTCCTTCAAGGCCAGCAACTGATAATGCAGCAGGTTCAGAAGGCTTCGCAGCTTTTGTCCCAAGTCGAGCAGTCGGTGAAATCCGAAGCCATCTCCCCGATCCAAGGCGCTTATCAAACCCAGGGCTTCCAGCAGCCGCATACGTATACGCAGCGGACGTTCCAATAA
- a CDS encoding YhcN/YlaJ family sporulation lipoprotein: MTHFLRRSAKPMSTVILILVFLLVTLAFTGCNYRKQFENSEYDYGSETKEFSKEPRMYGLMMKGKRNHENHSIRFSRELSEAVNNISGISSSIVMLTDINAYVAIVLDSSASGMNGVGIKPETDNTGNSRGMYNTRTGNQYMDPNKLVNDTNSYFTVYDHEDLSTELKQKIAKLIRKNKPYVREVHISANREFINQMNVFAQDAKKGQSLDGYVDLFNQMAVHYFGVLP, translated from the coding sequence ATGACGCATTTTCTCCGACGCTCGGCCAAGCCAATGTCCACAGTCATACTTATCCTCGTCTTTCTTCTCGTTACCCTTGCCTTTACCGGTTGCAATTATAGGAAGCAATTCGAAAACAGCGAATATGATTACGGAAGCGAAACAAAGGAATTTTCGAAGGAGCCCCGGATGTACGGGCTGATGATGAAGGGCAAACGAAATCACGAGAATCACAGCATTAGATTCAGTCGGGAATTAAGCGAAGCCGTCAACAACATAAGCGGAATTTCCAGTTCCATAGTCATGCTGACGGATATCAACGCCTACGTCGCGATCGTCCTCGATAGCTCGGCAAGCGGGATGAACGGGGTCGGCATAAAGCCGGAAACGGACAATACCGGTAACTCCCGGGGCATGTACAATACCCGCACCGGTAACCAGTATATGGATCCAAACAAATTAGTCAACGATACGAACTCATATTTCACGGTGTATGATCATGAGGATCTGTCCACTGAGCTAAAGCAGAAAATCGCCAAACTTATCCGAAAGAACAAACCGTATGTGCGCGAAGTCCACATTTCCGCCAACCGGGAATTTATCAACCAGATGAACGTTTTTGCGCAGGATGCGAAAAAGGGACAATCTCTCGATGGATATGTCGACTTGTTTAATCAAATGGCCGTTCATTATTTCGGCGTCCTGCCTTAA
- a CDS encoding FAD-binding oxidoreductase — MDLVNELRRILPAEQVSTNATVLEQHSKDESYHTPHLPDVVVFPKTAEEVSRVLAFADKHSIPVVPFGVGSSLEGHVIPYEGGISLDMQLMNRILDISPDDFLVTVQPGVTRLQLNKELKRYGLFFSVDPGADATLGGMAATNASGTTAVRYGVMRDQVRDLEVVLADGRIIHTGRRSPKSSSGYNLTGLFVGSEGTLGVFTELTLKVYGIPESVMAARASFPSVESAVKAAASILSNGIPVARIELLDQRSIQQINIHNHTSYPEQPALFLEFHGSAAGMDGDMENVKELCAEEGSQEFVFASDAEERTRLWEARHNLAYAFVHHSRGKQQMSTDVCVPLSELPGAVLYARKMMDEYGLDGGLLGHVGDGNYHALILVDPDDPDELERALKVNSYLVEYALSRGGTCTGEHGVGVGKVKYQRQEFGEAIEIMRSIKLTLDPNGILNPGKIFPVR, encoded by the coding sequence ATGGACCTGGTCAATGAGCTGAGAAGAATCCTTCCCGCCGAGCAAGTTTCGACAAATGCCACAGTGCTTGAACAGCACAGCAAAGATGAGTCCTATCATACCCCGCATCTCCCGGATGTCGTGGTTTTTCCAAAAACCGCCGAAGAGGTCAGCCGCGTGCTCGCCTTCGCCGACAAACACTCGATCCCGGTTGTTCCGTTTGGCGTCGGCAGCAGTCTCGAAGGCCACGTCATTCCATATGAGGGTGGAATCTCTCTTGATATGCAGCTGATGAACCGGATTCTCGACATTTCTCCCGACGATTTTTTGGTTACGGTGCAACCAGGGGTTACACGGCTTCAATTAAACAAGGAATTAAAAAGATACGGCCTTTTTTTCTCCGTCGATCCTGGAGCGGACGCAACCTTGGGAGGTATGGCGGCGACCAACGCCAGCGGAACGACGGCGGTTCGTTACGGTGTCATGCGGGATCAGGTCAGAGATTTGGAAGTGGTGCTCGCTGACGGACGAATCATCCATACGGGGCGGCGATCCCCAAAATCGTCTTCGGGCTATAACCTGACGGGACTTTTTGTCGGCTCAGAGGGGACGCTCGGCGTTTTCACGGAATTGACTCTGAAGGTCTACGGGATTCCGGAAAGCGTCATGGCCGCACGCGCCTCGTTCCCGTCAGTCGAAAGCGCTGTCAAAGCAGCCGCATCCATTCTTTCCAACGGGATTCCGGTTGCACGGATCGAGCTGCTGGATCAGCGATCCATCCAGCAGATCAACATTCATAATCACACCTCATACCCTGAGCAGCCGGCATTGTTCCTGGAATTTCACGGAAGCGCCGCAGGCATGGATGGGGACATGGAGAATGTAAAAGAACTTTGCGCTGAAGAGGGGTCTCAGGAATTTGTTTTTGCCAGCGATGCGGAAGAAAGAACCCGTCTTTGGGAGGCCCGGCACAATCTGGCGTATGCATTTGTCCATCATTCACGAGGCAAGCAGCAGATGTCCACAGATGTCTGCGTTCCGCTGTCGGAGCTTCCCGGGGCGGTGCTTTATGCGCGCAAGATGATGGACGAATACGGGCTGGACGGCGGGCTGCTGGGCCACGTCGGCGACGGCAATTACCATGCTCTGATCCTGGTCGATCCTGATGATCCGGACGAGCTGGAACGCGCGTTGAAGGTCAATTCATACCTCGTCGAATATGCGTTGAGCCGTGGAGGCACGTGTACAGGAGAGCACGGCGTCGGCGTCGGGAAAGTCAAATATCAGCGGCAGGAATTCGGGGAAGCGATCGAGATCATGCGCTCCATTAAACTAACACTTGATCCCAACGGCATCCTGAATCCGGGTAAAATATTTCCTGTACGCTAG
- a CDS encoding MGDG synthase family glycosyltransferase — MSDKKWKVLILYASYGDGHIQVSKALHESFRRHGVDDVLMVDLFAEAHPAINAMTRYLYLKSYKVLPQVYGWLYYGTKKMPTDTLMGKWIYSFGFGKLKEIIMQERPDLVINTFPMLVMPELRKKTGVVIPAYTVLTDFELHYRWIDPLIDKFYVATEDLKEQVACVGIPAQKINVSGIPLKESFQQPIRTEEVFEKYGIDCGKKTVLIMAGSYGVLQGLKALCESVTEIPDTQVLIVCGKNKLLLHEMKHAFSMQREIKIFGYVDEIHELMSVSHCMITKPGGITISEALITELPLLFYRPVPGQERDNANFLTSKGAAMIAYKPEMLTEQIRQMLTNNKLRDSIKQAMQKLRKTNSAETVVLDILNDMEWKSPNRTLLPLTKGG, encoded by the coding sequence GTGTCCGACAAAAAGTGGAAGGTGCTCATTTTGTACGCCAGCTACGGAGACGGCCATATTCAGGTTTCGAAAGCGCTGCATGAAAGTTTTCGCCGTCACGGGGTGGATGATGTGCTGATGGTGGACTTGTTCGCCGAAGCCCACCCGGCGATCAATGCGATGACCCGATATTTGTATTTGAAAAGCTATAAAGTATTGCCCCAGGTATATGGCTGGCTGTATTACGGAACGAAAAAAATGCCGACAGATACGCTTATGGGCAAATGGATTTATTCATTCGGTTTTGGAAAGTTGAAAGAAATCATTATGCAGGAACGGCCCGATCTGGTGATCAATACCTTTCCCATGCTGGTCATGCCGGAACTGCGAAAAAAAACGGGAGTCGTGATTCCCGCATATACTGTTCTGACCGATTTCGAACTGCATTACAGATGGATCGATCCCTTGATCGACAAGTTTTATGTGGCTACGGAAGATTTGAAAGAGCAAGTTGCTTGCGTCGGCATTCCCGCACAAAAAATCAATGTCAGCGGCATTCCCTTGAAGGAATCTTTTCAGCAGCCGATTCGTACGGAAGAAGTATTTGAGAAATACGGGATTGATTGCGGCAAAAAAACCGTGCTTATCATGGCGGGTTCCTATGGCGTCCTGCAAGGATTGAAGGCGCTGTGCGAAAGCGTCACGGAGATTCCCGATACGCAGGTACTGATTGTTTGCGGAAAAAACAAACTGCTTTTGCACGAAATGAAGCACGCCTTCTCCATGCAGCGAGAGATCAAAATTTTCGGTTATGTGGATGAGATCCATGAATTGATGTCCGTTTCCCATTGTATGATAACGAAGCCCGGTGGAATTACCATTTCTGAAGCTCTGATCACCGAACTTCCGCTGCTGTTTTATCGTCCCGTTCCTGGTCAGGAAAGGGATAACGCGAATTTTTTGACATCCAAGGGAGCTGCGATGATTGCTTATAAGCCTGAAATGCTCACTGAGCAAATTAGGCAGATGCTTACCAACAACAAACTGCGGGATTCGATCAAACAGGCGATGCAAAAGCTGCGAAAAACCAATTCCGCAGAGACGGTGGTGCTTGATATTCTCAACGACATGGAATGGAAATCCCCAAACCGCACCTTGTTGCCTTTGACAAAGGGGGGGTAA
- the coxB gene encoding cytochrome c oxidase subunit II: protein MSRWKFIWRLTPLFAVLALLLSGCQGAFNPQGSNAKDQLWLIELAFFIMILVLVVVFGIFFYVIIRFRKRKGQTGYPKQVEGSHKLEVIWTVIPFILLMILAIPTVLLTFHFAQNANNDKDALHIKVTAHQFWWEFEYPDLGIRTAEDLVIPVGKKISVELTSADVLHSFWIPELAGKMDTNPGMVNKMFFNADKEGVYKGKCAELCGSSHALMDFKVVAKSEADFNAWAKQIKQPAAISADAAKGEEIFKNKCLQCHAVTPDQRGFGPNLAGFANRNTVAGFRPNEPEWISKWLTDPQAVKPGTLMPNVGLNQQEVSELVKYLQELK from the coding sequence ATGAGCAGGTGGAAATTTATTTGGCGTCTGACACCCCTGTTTGCGGTACTAGCATTATTGCTTTCGGGATGTCAGGGCGCTTTTAATCCTCAAGGTTCAAATGCCAAAGACCAGCTTTGGTTAATTGAACTTGCGTTCTTCATCATGATTTTGGTATTGGTCGTGGTATTCGGAATATTCTTTTATGTGATCATTCGCTTCCGCAAGCGCAAGGGTCAAACCGGTTATCCCAAACAAGTGGAAGGTAGCCACAAGCTGGAGGTCATCTGGACGGTCATTCCGTTTATCCTTTTGATGATTTTGGCGATTCCTACTGTGCTTCTGACTTTCCACTTTGCACAAAACGCAAACAACGATAAAGATGCCTTACATATTAAGGTTACGGCTCATCAATTTTGGTGGGAGTTTGAATACCCCGATCTGGGGATTCGGACGGCGGAGGACCTGGTTATTCCTGTCGGCAAGAAGATTTCTGTGGAATTAACCTCCGCAGACGTCCTCCATTCCTTCTGGATTCCCGAGTTGGCCGGTAAAATGGACACAAACCCGGGCATGGTCAACAAGATGTTCTTCAACGCGGATAAAGAAGGCGTATATAAAGGAAAATGCGCGGAATTGTGCGGCTCTTCGCACGCTTTGATGGATTTCAAGGTGGTGGCCAAGAGCGAGGCGGATTTCAATGCTTGGGCCAAGCAAATCAAGCAACCTGCCGCTATCTCTGCTGATGCTGCAAAAGGCGAAGAAATCTTCAAAAACAAATGTCTACAGTGTCATGCCGTAACGCCGGATCAGCGGGGATTCGGACCGAACCTGGCCGGTTTCGCAAACCGCAACACAGTTGCCGGATTCAGACCGAATGAACCGGAATGGATTTCCAAGTGGCTGACGGACCCGCAGGCTGTCAAACCGGGCACCTTGATGCCCAATGTGGGATTGAATCAACAAGAAGTATCCGAATTAGTCAAATATCTGCAGGAGCTTAAATAG
- a CDS encoding YidH family protein translates to MKDRDKTVDSVDSRYIQQHLANERTFLAWVRTGISMVGLGFLAAGIIFRATPAGHSAQLIAIYVGIFGVLLGGVITVLAGKDYFTKRRDINGEMFRSPGLIVWISLAGLGLVDLFLILLVIILFVN, encoded by the coding sequence ATGAAGGATCGGGACAAAACGGTTGATTCCGTTGATTCCCGCTATATCCAGCAGCATCTGGCTAATGAAAGAACTTTTTTGGCTTGGGTGCGGACGGGAATCAGCATGGTGGGTCTGGGTTTTTTGGCGGCCGGGATTATCTTCCGCGCCACACCTGCTGGGCATTCGGCGCAATTGATCGCCATTTATGTAGGCATCTTCGGCGTATTGCTCGGAGGGGTGATCACAGTCTTGGCTGGCAAGGACTATTTCACTAAGCGGCGGGACATCAACGGGGAAATGTTTCGATCACCCGGCTTGATCGTATGGATTTCCCTTGCCGGGCTGGGACTCGTCGATTTGTTCCTGATTCTGTTGGTCATCATTTTGTTCGTGAATTAA
- a CDS encoding ABC transporter ATP-binding protein, producing MLTIRNATKLFNAGTVDEKVALSDITLEMKQGDFVTVIGSNGAGKSTLMNIISGVLIPDSGSVGINGREVQNVPEHRRSEWISRVFQDPMAGTSPRMTIEENLSLAYSRGKKRGLSFGVTKAKRAVFKEQLSKLGIGLEHRLSAKVGLLSGGERQALSLLMATFTKPDILLLDEHTAALDPSRAELITRLTDQIVREANLTTLMVTHNMDQAIRLGNRLIMMDKGKIILDIPEARKHELTVESLLREFEKIRGQKFADDRVVLM from the coding sequence ATGCTGACCATACGCAATGCAACAAAGCTGTTCAACGCCGGCACAGTCGATGAGAAGGTCGCGCTGTCCGATATTACGCTTGAAATGAAGCAGGGTGACTTCGTTACCGTTATCGGGAGCAACGGTGCGGGCAAATCGACGCTGATGAACATCATCTCGGGCGTGTTGATTCCGGACAGCGGATCAGTCGGCATTAATGGCCGGGAGGTTCAGAACGTACCGGAGCATCGCCGCAGTGAATGGATTTCCCGTGTATTTCAGGATCCGATGGCCGGCACTTCGCCGAGAATGACGATAGAAGAAAATCTTTCACTGGCATATTCCAGGGGAAAGAAGAGAGGTCTGTCCTTTGGTGTAACCAAGGCGAAGCGCGCGGTCTTCAAGGAACAGCTGTCCAAACTGGGAATCGGTTTGGAGCATCGTTTAAGCGCGAAAGTCGGATTGCTTTCCGGCGGGGAACGACAAGCGCTCAGCTTGCTGATGGCGACATTCACAAAGCCCGATATCCTGCTGTTGGATGAGCATACCGCTGCGCTTGACCCGTCACGCGCAGAGCTGATTACGAGGCTGACTGACCAGATCGTCCGCGAAGCTAATCTGACGACGCTGATGGTGACGCATAATATGGATCAAGCCATTCGTCTCGGGAATCGTCTGATCATGATGGATAAGGGAAAAATCATCTTGGACATTCCGGAAGCGCGCAAGCACGAGCTGACAGTGGAATCACTGCTTCGAGAATTCGAGAAAATCCGCGGTCAGAAATTCGCCGATGACCGTGTAGTGCTGATGTGA
- a CDS encoding cation diffusion facilitator family transporter, which produces MERYREIRTGEKGAWLSLGAYVFLSVLKLVVGYASDSEALTADGLNNTTDILATVAILIGLKISRKPPDEDHPYGHFRAQTIASLIVSFIMAGVGIEVLIQAMTSIVHGGTSVPNMMAAWTALFSAVLIFAVHRYNLRLARQIDNHAIMAAAKDNLSDALVSIGAFVGVLGSWLGLTWLDPVAAVVVGLMIVKTAWGIFFEASHTLTDGFEEQRLAHFKKTILQTPGVEAIKDVRARKHGSLVLVDVTVQVDPELNVVESHCITEAIEEKMNREHRIDHVHVHIEPKQ; this is translated from the coding sequence ATGGAGCGTTACCGGGAAATCCGAACAGGGGAAAAAGGGGCTTGGCTCAGTCTTGGCGCATATGTTTTTCTGTCCGTGCTGAAACTTGTCGTAGGCTATGCTTCGGACTCGGAAGCCCTGACGGCCGATGGCTTGAATAACACTACGGACATCTTGGCCACAGTGGCGATTCTCATTGGCTTGAAGATTTCCCGAAAGCCGCCGGACGAGGATCATCCATATGGACATTTTCGTGCCCAGACAATTGCCTCGCTGATTGTTTCCTTTATTATGGCCGGAGTCGGAATTGAAGTTTTGATCCAAGCGATGACCTCTATCGTCCACGGGGGGACCTCCGTTCCGAACATGATGGCGGCGTGGACAGCTCTGTTCAGTGCTGTGCTCATATTCGCGGTACATCGTTACAACCTTCGTTTGGCCAGACAGATCGACAACCATGCGATTATGGCCGCTGCGAAGGATAACCTTTCCGATGCATTGGTAAGTATCGGCGCTTTTGTGGGTGTTCTCGGTTCCTGGCTCGGCTTGACTTGGCTGGACCCTGTAGCGGCGGTCGTCGTCGGACTGATGATCGTCAAGACGGCATGGGGTATTTTTTTTGAAGCCAGTCATACGTTGACCGACGGGTTCGAAGAGCAGCGTCTTGCACATTTCAAGAAGACGATTCTGCAAACTCCGGGAGTCGAAGCGATCAAGGACGTCCGCGCGAGAAAACACGGCAGTCTCGTGCTGGTGGACGTGACCGTGCAAGTGGATCCCGAGCTGAATGTGGTGGAAAGCCACTGCATTACTGAAGCCATCGAAGAGAAGATGAACCGTGAACACCGTATTGATCATGTTCATGTGCATATCGAGCCGAAGCAATAG